Part of the Candidatus Poribacteria bacterium genome is shown below.
CCGCCGTGCAGGTTCGAGTGACCCTCGCCGCGCGTCATCTCCAGACCGTAGGTGTGGTCGAGCCGCACATGCTCGCCGCACATCGTCCGCATGTACGGCAGGATGCGCCGGTCATCGATGAGAGCGCGGAACGACGCGTCGAGCCGCATGAAGTCGAACGAGACACCCTTGCGCGGGTTCGCGGCGCGGTCGCGGTCGATGATTGCGTTGAACGCGGCGACCTCGTCCGCCGTCAGCAAGCCCGGGACGATCAAGAAGCCACCGAGATCGAACAGGAACATCTCCTGAGCGTTCATGTCACCCCCATGTTGCGACAGTCACGTCCGGTCCGGAATCCGCCAGTTCCGCTGCCAGACCGAATCCGACGGCAACTGCTCGCTCTCGCTCCACTGCTGCGTCATCGTGCGGAAGCCCTTGAGCGCCGGCGCGACGATGCTCTCCCAGACACGCTCGACCTCCTCGAAGGTCACCAGCCGCTGCGTCGGCTGCACGTGCTCGTAGTCGGCGAGCAGTTCGCGCGCCTTGTCGCCCAGCCAGCCGACCTCGTCGGCAACCATGCGCTCGCCGATCTGCCGGTTCGACTCGCGCGCGTTGCCTCCCATCGCGAAGTGGGGCCCCGGTGCGTCGACCGGCGGGATGCGCGACACGTCGACGCACTCAGGTTCCAGCGCCCACAGCAGCGACGTCTCGACACGACCGGCATGGTCACCGCCGCTCTTGCCGTCGCCCGCGAATCCCGGCTGGTTCGCTTCGAAGTCGGGCAGCCCGTAGAGCCGCGCGCCGACGTGGGGCTGAATGATATCGAGAAGCGTTTTGAGGTCCTGCCAGTTGGGCCCGTAGTGCCCGGTCAGCAGGATCGCTGCGCGGAAGCCGAGCGAGTCCGCCGCCCGAATCTGGTAGCAGATGTTCTTGAAGTGCATCCACGGCGGGACGGCGGTCATCCAGGCGCGTTCAACTTCGCCGACGGATCGGTGCGCCCATGCGGCGTACCCGCCGACCTCGTGGATGTGCCAGTAGTCCGGCGGCGCGACGATCCCGCCGTGCTCGTGCGCCGCGCGGCAGGCGATGGCATGCGCCTTGAGCGCGTCCAGTCCGATGGCGTTCTGGGGCCCGTGCGGCTCACACAGCCCGTAGGCGAAGTAGACGACGGGACACTGGGCGAACGCTCGCTCCAACTCGTCCGGGAACATGCGTTCCCACCGCACCTCACGCATGTCGTTCTCCTTTGCTCTGACCACGAACCGACCGCGCGTCGCGGTCTGGGTGGAAGTCGTCCAGGTTCACGGGCGACACGCCGTCCAGGATCGCCGTCGCGACGACGTGCGCCGTCGAGGGTGCGAGCAGAATCCCCGTCCGGAAGTGACCCGTCGCGACCCACAAGCCCGGTCGGAGCTCGGCGATGTAGGGGAACCGCCGCGCCGGAGCGGGCCTCAGCCCCGCCCACGTCTGCAGCACGCGCTCGTCGGCAAGAGCCGGGAACGCCCGGATGGCTCCGATCCGGAGCGACTCGATGCCGTCCTCTGTCGTCGACTTGTCGAACCCGACCTCCTCCTGGGTCGAGCCGACGATCAGCGTGCCGTCGTCTCGCTGGACGACATAGGCTCCATCGGCGTTGACCGTCCGGCTGAGCAGCCCGTCCGGCGCGGACATCCGAAGCATCTGTCCCCGAACGGGCCTCACCGGCAGCCGGACACCGCCATCGATCTGTCCCGACCAGCAGCCCGCCGTGAGCACCGTCGTGCCAGCCTGATGCTCGACGCCACCTGCGGCAGCGCCCACGACGGAGCCGTCCGGCGACGATAGGATGCCATCGACAGGCGCGTTCGTCACCACCTCCGCGCCCAAGCCTCGCGCGGCTTCGTTGAGCGCCCGCAGGAGCCGAGGC
Proteins encoded:
- a CDS encoding creatininase family protein; the encoded protein is MREVRWERMFPDELERAFAQCPVVYFAYGLCEPHGPQNAIGLDALKAHAIACRAAHEHGGIVAPPDYWHIHEVGGYAAWAHRSVGEVERAWMTAVPPWMHFKNICYQIRAADSLGFRAAILLTGHYGPNWQDLKTLLDIIQPHVGARLYGLPDFEANQPGFAGDGKSGGDHAGRVETSLLWALEPECVDVSRIPPVDAPGPHFAMGGNARESNRQIGERMVADEVGWLGDKARELLADYEHVQPTQRLVTFEEVERVWESIVAPALKGFRTMTQQWSESEQLPSDSVWQRNWRIPDRT
- the thiO gene encoding glycine oxidase ThiO, encoding MGDRDLLRDGGPDAQRDDADVGDGVHARFLSRGGPYGQSTTPPTVPAGSSRAMSASHPDALIVGGGVIGLGIASELARRGARVRVLERNAAVGCEASWAAAGFLHQRVTTQDAYGWLSREGLARYPAWADDLLERTGIDIGFRPRGGLELAFSPEKRASLPRFLLMQQRRGLGARWLEPSEVRDMEPAVSESVLGGVFFPHDAQVRPPRLLRALNEAARGLGAEVVTNAPVDGILSSPDGSVVGAAAGGVEHQAGTTVLTAGCWSGQIDGGVRLPVRPVRGQMLRMSAPDGLLSRTVNADGAYVVQRDDGTLIVGSTQEEVGFDKSTTEDGIESLRIGAIRAFPALADERVLQTWAGLRPAPARRFPYIAELRPGLWVATGHFRTGILLAPSTAHVVATAILDGVSPVNLDDFHPDRDARSVRGQSKGERHA